ATTGGCACAATTTATCCAAGCAACTCTAACTTGCAGATAAAGTTTCGGGGCAAAATTACCACACATCACAAGGGGCACTACACTTCACCCGCTTGAAATTAAGAAATTCTTGGATAGATATGAGTGGTaaacctcaacccgttgtttacgacaaacaagaactttggtatatacgacctcaacccgttgtttagtgtgaaacacgaaccttggtataaggaagacgccacaaacggtggtgaaaagccgtttgataagtcattggtgaacgccacaggaaatcccgataagttcgaaaagttcttcaaaagaaccaagaagaaacaaagcctcaaagcctcacatttttattccatccttttccttcttacaatggtgagatatatatagctaatataggagacaaggacattaaacacttaacaattcccacataAACATTGGAGACaaaaacattaaatacttagcaattcccatacaaacatgggagacaaggacattaaatataccaacttactagacacattaatgactctcacaacttactaaaaacctatgcaagctaagttgccttgcaatacaccattatgtcaaatcccatatttgaattaaGAAATTCTTGAACCTATGCACCAACAATTACAATATACCTTTTTCTGCCCTTGTCATTAACAAATGGCAAACTCTTGTTACAAACGTGTCAACAGAAgtaaaaaccccaaaaccaaTTGAACCTAATATACCCAAAAAATATCCTCATTAAGAAGAAGGAATGGTTTTGATTGCTCCATTAAGCCACCTTCCATAAACGACGGGAAGCTTAAATCACACACATTGATGAGAGGGGCAGTTAGGAAATCATATTCTAAAACTCCCAAATCAATGACCATAAAGTCTAAGTAACTCCCACAAGTGCAATAATGCGCTCATAAATGTTGAATCACTGAagggtcaacctccaccactataaaaggggGCATGGGAAGAGGTAAGGCATCTCATTCATACCCATTCTTTTACTGTTACAATTAGCCTCTCAACAagtctcttacttaggcatcgaagtgatccctcggagtacaccccgagtcctccaagccATCCTTACCTTCTCTCTTTCAAAGCAACATCTCCAAAGATCGTTCAATTTTATTCAGCAACAGAACCCTAAGGCTAGACTGAAATTAGTGTTAAAAGCTATGCAGTTGCAACAATAAATCCCAACAAAttcctaaaataaaaaattttatttttctgaCTATGCTGATTATACCCTACCAAGATGCACAATACTGATAAAGAACAGAGAGATGGTAGCATAAATTAAAGATTACCCTACAAATTAAAATCGATAATGATCACAATCCAGTGGGAGAATTAAATGAAACAAAGATatggagaaaagaagagagagacgGTTACCTCCACAGCAGAAACCACAGTAACAGCAAGATAGAAGCATCAATATGTCTCTACAGGAAGCAAGTATCCCAGTATGCGACTTTGAATCCGTTTCGCTCTTTGCAGAGGGAGATTGCTTCGGGCTGGCGTCGTTAAGAAGTTTCTGAGTGGAGGGAGATTGTTTTCCGGTTTCGTCGTTCAAGAGTCTCTGCGTGGAGAGTGACTTCTTCTCGCTCTCCATCCTCCGGAGGTTCCATTCGACTCTGTTCAGGTAGGCCACCTTGAACGACTCCCTGACCATCACAGATGGCCATATATGCATCTTATCTCTTTCTCTCGACCGGAGAAGGTGTTGGCGAATTGAAGCTACCCCCGGCGCAGGAAAGAGTTAAATGAATAATTAAAAGCTAGATAGCATTTGAGTACCGCTGCGTGGTTACTGTTTAATTGACCTTTCAAGATTAAAATAACTTCGCGACTAATACGTGGAAAACGAATATACATAGATTATTGAGGAAGAAAATTTCTAGGACaagtataattttaaaattataacttaataaattattaaatatttaataatcaataatgaaattatatatatttttatttttttaaattataaattagtaaattattaaatattcaataatatttatcatccaatgaaatatttattttgtaacataatcattgaagttatttttaaaattataacttaataaattattaaatatttaataatcaaacataaaattatatatgttAATTTAAGCGGATTAGATTGGTTCATACAATGTAAATAAGATTTTGTACCATTTTATTTCTCATAAATACGTTATAAAATAATGAACTTAATTTAAAATTCTAAAGGAAAAAGACACGTAGAATTGAGAGATTAAAAATTCTATGAAATACTTTTACAAAGTCGGTGCCTAAGAGAGATAAAGAAAGGGGGAAAAAGATACGTTTGATTtatctatttttaaaattcctaaAAATTGAATAATGTTTTTTTGCATTTCACCGTCCTTGGTATTTTTATGTATCAAAATTTTATAGTACATCAACATGTCAATGAAAAGTACCCAAAATTTGGTCTAATACTTCACCTCCTAACTCTCTTTGAAGAGGTCCAACAAGCTGAGTCCCCTTGGCCCTGAAGTCTAGAAAAGGAGGGGATGATTTTTTCATATGGTTGTGGAGTTGGTGTTATTATGATATGTCATGGCAATTTGTATCGTCgaaaaatttatatgaaaaatatctttattttttattttaatttatgttGCCATTTTTTAGtaagtaaaaaattattttatttatgagtAAGATCATGTCAAAATAGGAATAAGAAAGTATTTAAAAGTATGAAATGGTTGAAAATGTACTTTCATTCCCTTCATAGAGTTCTTTGTAAGTATATGTGTAGTATAAATATTTTCGGTTTAGTTGACAAATTAAGCATTATTTGAAGgattaaaactaaaaacacaacATAAATTTCATCttttctataaaaataaaaataactaataaaacataacaaaactataaaaaaaaatattgtgaaataaaatattataaaatccaaaaaatgataaaatctttcaaaaataatatatatatatatatatataactgcaaaaaaaacaaaacacaaaaaacaaataaattttttaaaaactctaGGCCCTCTTAGAACCCTATTTTATATTTCATGCATCATTAGTTTTAATGAAATGTTGCTTGCATACTTGTTTTTACTATACATTTGCACGTGCATATGAGTGTGTTTCTCTTATAAAGAAGTAATAAATAGTTAAAGTTGTGTAACCCTCATATTTATATTCTAGGGGATTATTTAGTGAAACCCCTCTTTTATAGGTCTTAGGAGATGATATACCAATAATTAATTCTATGATTGACACTAAGAAGGACAATCGTACATCTTCAAGATTTTTAAGGTGAGATAAATCTCGTTCCTTAAACAAAATTTCAAACAGAATATTGATGGATTTAATGTCCAAAGACGATGACTATAATATATGGGAGTTAATTGCATATTCTTTTAGTTCAACTTGAAAGAATCTGACGTTAATTTGATACTATTACTGAAGTATAAAAAATGCTAGTACATTTTCTTCTCATAAGCTTACTCGCAAACCTAACTTTAGAATAGCACAAACCATGACTATTATTTTCTTGGACTTAAGTTtagtttaataaattaatttcaaCCAATTTGCTTGTATATTtagatctcattattattattattattattattattattataggattgtaattatttttatttaattcagttATTAACTAAATCGAACACCAAATCgaaattttatcaaaattttctggGTTTCAAATTTCACAAACTAATACCGAATCATAAATTGTCGGTTTATAAAAAATCAAACCACTTTGTTTTGGTTCAGTTTCAgtctgatttttaattttttggtaattttgtacaccactaattattattattattattattattattattcattttgaGTTGTTTAGGTGGGTTGCATGCTAAACTCATATATTTAGCTTATACATAAATTAGACTCCTTAACTGACCCACATATAATTTAAAGCTGTTTAAGTTTGATTGATTCTATTTGGGTTGGTTTGGGGTCTTTCAACAAGCCTACTTATGGTTCACATTTATGCTCAATGAGTGAGAGTCTCTACTCCTaactatatatttacatatagaCCAAACTCTCTTAATTTGGTATTTAACTTCCTATTAACTTAATAcaatacatttatttttattaacttAATATATAAACTAATTATTACATTCCATACACCTAATAAAAATAAGACTGACGTCATCTGAAAGAAGTAGCCAAGCACCGTACAAAGGCTGCCTCATAACCGGCTCCTTTGGCAACGAACCCTATTATGATATTTTGCAacacgttcggtatctcttcgtcgacgaggctttgaatttcggcgacgaagagtatgagagccttcatcgacgagaacaatggcttcgtagACGAAACCTACAAAGTTTACCTCTTTacccttttattatttattaaatatgaaattcTCGGGTCGGGTCCTTacactttaggataagtagaaataaatcAGAATATATGAATtgtaattttaataatgataggaggaatattggagacaaagttaaacttgatgatgaaaaaataaatagcacttgtagatttcgacaccttggatctattatgcaagctgaaatagaaattgaaggtgatgtaatgcatagagttaaagcaggttaggtaaaatggagaagtgtttcaagtgtgctatgtcatcgtaaaatacccttaaaattgaaaggaaagttttataagacagctgTAAGATCAACTAcgttatatggatcggaatgttaggcgacaaagaaatataatatctaaaaagtaaaagttgccgaaatgaaaatgcttaaatggataagtggtataacattgaaagataaattaaggaatgaacatattcgtggtaagttaggtgtagctcctatagaagataagataagggagggacgactcagatggtatggacacttgcaacgtaggccacatagtgcacctgtgagaaagagtgacgtagttactgtgggggatagtagaaggggtagaggtagacctaaaataacttgggagaagatagtgagtaggaatttaatattcttgaatctatcaaaagaaatggttcatgatcacataaattggcggaaaaggattcatataaccaacCTCACTTAGTGGAACTAAGGtttgatttttttgttgttgttgtttattaaCAGTTAGTTAGTTTAGTTCAATCTTTGTTAATTGAGTTGTTAAGTTCAGTTATatgttgttttatatatatatatacccttgtaatcttCTCTTTTAAACATTTTTGGAATctatagtttatttatttaacatggtatcagagtgcTTTCCTCTCCGCTCTATAGATCTTGTTGTGTTTCAAGAAAGCTTGAGAGCTCTTCCTATTCCTTGCGAAGAGTTCTTGGTTCCTCCGCCGAGTGTCCTTCTGTCTTCCTTTGCAGATCCTCCTGTGGTCTCGCCTCTCAGAGCGCTCGCCTCTCAAATTTGCTCCGCTCTGACACTTTCTCAATCTCCACAAGCTTCGTGATCTCTTCCCACTGCAATCCCTCACGTTCGCCATGTCCACGGCTCCAGATTTCGTCAATGTCGTCGCCACCGGCGGTGACGACTTCAAGTTCAACTTCCAACGTTATGAGATGTACAAAAGCTCGCTTGCCGGTATCGTTGGTTCGTCGTACGATCGCTATGTTTTCCTCTGCTTCAAGAGCCCTGATTTTTGGCCTTCTCGTGTTGAGGACTTTGACTCTGATCTGCTTCCCAAGTTTTTCTCCTCGGCTATCAAGTCTCGCAAGAACGACATCAATGTCAAGATCCTCTTACAACCTCGACTCTCCAAGTCTTCCGGGGACCTCGTGCTTTTCGGCTACTTCTCCAGCTCCGGTGTCCTTATTCTTATTCCTGCTACATGAGGATTTACCTGTGTTTGCTCCAAGTGTTCAAAAGAATAACACAAAGGAGCTAATGATTCACATTGCTATGACTTACAAAACCAGATTTGATCGAACTGGGAGGATGTTGTTTTTGTGTTTGTTCTTTTTGGTGACTGCGTCGCTTCCCCTCCTTGGATTTTCTACTTTTTTGATTCTTGCTTCCGcatacatttttttcttttctttcttccatATTTTGCTTTGGAATTATTTAGAATTTTTTGCTCTAAAATTCTGCTCTAGAATTTTCTTAAATTCTGCTTTGGAATTTTCTACTCTACGATTCTGCATATTTTGCTAAATTCTGCTATGGAATTTTCTGCTCTACAATTCTGCTCTggaattttcttgaattttactCTACAATTTACTGTTCttgaattttcttgaaaatcttttgtttcttgcatcttctttgaaaaatgaCGATGCAAATCCTCTTGTCTCTCATTGCTCCTCTTGTGGATCATCTCTCTCGCCGTGCCGACATCGACTCTGTTGTTCTCTCGCCGATGTTGACTCTACCTCTCTCTTGCTGATGCCGACTATGCATCTCTCTCGCCGATTAGTTACTGGTTTTCATCATCTTTTACCGCAAGATGAAAATGTTAAATCTTTATTCCCCATTtccatcttgagggggcgtaTTAACAGATGTGTATTAACAGTTAGTTAGTTTAGTTCAAGCTTTGTTAATTGAGTTGTTAAATTCAATTATGTGttgttgtatatatatacctaGTAATCTTCTCTTTTAAACATTTCCGGAAtataaagtttatttatttaacacTTATCTCTAATAAAAACACACCATGCACTCTAAGGTAAAAAGGTAATAATATGATTATATTAACTAATTGCATTGCAATAAAATAATTAAAGCACAACATTATATTGACAAAACATGGTTATAATGATATTTGAATTTTGTGATGAAACTATACAACCAAAGTTTACTTCTTTAATGACTTCTTGCTCATCACCTTTAATTATTTGATAGTTAAAAGGTCAAAATATACGTCGGATCACTTTGTACATTCACTCCCACTCATGGGACAATGTAATAAttattacatattatattataagtttaatttattctgaaaacataagtTACATAAATAACTTGATTTAAAATTCATTGCGctgtcactttttttttttttttaaatgattctATTCATTATGCTATtcgtttaaaatttgaaaaagattACTCTAAGAGCTTGTGTGGGATATCATAATTCACAAGCTGAGGGTTGCATTTCCAAAATAAATAACTGTAATATGTATTTTATAAATAAGAATCATAATGACCACATCACTTGCAAAGGAAGAAAGTGCACAATTATTAATTACCCGTGCCTTTTATAAttcatccaaaaaaatattttagtcaAACTTTTTAATCATAAAAGCAATTACATGCTACATGTTGGTCGTGTTTTATGATGAAATTGGAAAGTGGGTTTTAAAGCCGATTGGGGCATTTAAGCTTATATAATAATTATCTCCAAAAAGGCTACTACTGGATGATTATTACTTCACGAAAAATTGTCTGGATTATTATGGTAACAAAATGGGCAAAGACTTTTTTGGGAGTGCTTTTGTTCCGTTGATTTTGTGAGCGTGATTGGAGTAAttgaacaaaataaaataaaataaaatataatataataataatccTACGAGTTATTATTTATAAATGACACGCTCATAATACACAAAATTATTTGTTCTTCATTATTTTAGAATTGCCTATAAAATTAATCTTAACCTAAAGCAAGAAACGGTGGAAACAAGTATCCAACATTAATGTGCTACTACACTTTGAGTAGAATGTCCTGAATTAAGGAACAGTAAAAACCTACTGTACCAACTGCCCTCTGAATCTACGCCTAACGCATTAGAATTACACAATGCTTCTAGCCTGCTTGCTGAAGTTTTGAAAAAAACACGCTAACATATAACACACGGGGACCGTGGGACACGCTAGCAACTGCACTTCAAAACCTTGAGCCAAACGATAGATGAGtatatattttacatatatatgaGATTAAAAATTGTATCTAAAAATAATTCTATTAAGCGGAGAAGGATAATTAAAGAGACAATTAATTATAGTATACCGACAGATTAAGTGTTCAAAAGATTTTTTACACCCATAGTttcaaaaaaaaatgatatattcCAAATATATTACTTACCCTAAAGAGAAGGCATATGTCCAACATTAATAGGGGAAATCACTTACAAAATCAATCACTCGACCAAAGCCATTGACGCCAATCATATATTGACCAGAGTGATCCACGCCAGTGCTATAATGATCAAAGTGATCTACGCCAAATGCTATAAATGATAGATCTATCAGGGTCATACCTGACCAGTATAAAAGGGGTACTATagagaggttaaggtatctcattctaacccaattttactgttgcttacaacctctctaaaGCACTCACTTAGTTAGGCATTGAAGAGATCCCCCGAAGTACACCTTGGGTCCTCCAAGTGGCGTgtgttttcatcattttcaggtGATCGGGATCGGAAAGCTCACCGAAGGTCAGATCGACATTTTTGGCAACAATAGTTGGTGGCGTCTGTAGAAATGCTTCTGAGAGGTTTTAAATTTTCGATCCTCGATCCCCACATCATGAAAACAACCACCAATTCCAGGTCTGATCCTACTGTGGGTGATCAATCACCCCAATCCGTTCTTTTTACACCCAAAGACCGTTCAGAGTGACAATGGAGGAATTCCTTATCTTCTAAAGGAGAATGGAAACCTTCTAGAAGAAGATAGAGGACATGTTCAACATGCTCTTATAGCAAATGATTCATGGAGAACTTGGCCCCTGCCAGCAGCTGGTTAATCCTAACTCACAGGAGAAAACGAAAGACCCGAAGGAGAGTAGTGGAAAAACCAACCCCACAAAAAAGGTGAAAGATGCGAACAACATGGGAGTCAATGAACAAAGATCAAACGAATTGGAAGAGATGATCAAGAAGATTGATCaaataaaaaagatgatgaaggagGCTCGTTCCAACCCGTCCTGCAGGGAGACCTCGTTGAAGTCTTCAGATACACCTTTCATCAAGGAAGTGATGGAGGTCTCGTGCCAACTACAAGGTGCACCAGATGCTATCATGTGTCGTGCATTTGCCACCACCCTTAAAGGAAATGTCATGGTATGGTACTGAACTCTAAAACCTGGATCCATCAAATGCTTCTCTGAGATGGAAC
This region of Malania oleifera isolate guangnan ecotype guangnan chromosome 10, ASM2987363v1, whole genome shotgun sequence genomic DNA includes:
- the LOC131165647 gene encoding uncharacterized protein LOC131165647, whose protein sequence is MSTAPDFVNVVATGGDDFKFNFQRYEMYKSSLAGIVGSSYDRYVFLCFKSPDFWPSRVEDFDSDLLPKFFSSAIKSRKNDINVKILLQPRLSKSSGDLVLFGYFSSSGVLILIPAT